A genomic window from Salvia splendens isolate huo1 chromosome 11, SspV2, whole genome shotgun sequence includes:
- the LOC121755509 gene encoding ABC transporter B family member 9-like: protein MAGGQAAEVKPPEKKEDEKVPFYKLFSFADKLDIVLMVVGTISAIGNGVSQPLMTLIFGELIDSFGGGDRSTVVHAVSKVSLKLVYLGIGAGIASLLQMVCWMVAGERQATRIRGLYLKTILRQDVEFFDTQTSTGEIIGRMSGDTILIQEAMGEKVGKFIQFFSTFFGGFIIAFCRGWLLSIILCTCIPALVAAGAVSAVLMGKMATRGQTAYADAGNVVEQTVGAIRTVQSYTGEKQAVDKYDAKLVIAYKASVKQGLASGTGFGCMLFMVFSTYGLAIWYGGKLIITKGYSGGKVVNVIMSIMTGGIAIGQAFPCVNAFAAGQAAAYKMFETIHRKPKIDADCGGIILEDLRGEIELKDVYFRYPARPEVQIFQGFSIFIPSGKTAALVGQSGSGKSTVISFVERFYDPEAGQVLIDGVDLKKLKLKWIRGKIGLVSQEPILFATSIKENILYGKEDATDEEIRRAIQLANAAKFIDKLPKGLDTMVGEHGTQLSGGQKQRIAIARAILKDPRILLLDEATSALDAESERTVQEALDNVMTNRTTVVVAHRLTTIRNADIIALVHQGKLVEQGTHDELMKDPEGAYTQLVRMQERSKEAETSPSSQEETPHALERSLSRSDSQRLSMRKSSSNDSSRHSFSLYGVPTFDLRGIQPIEDDVEEPDEITTSRRSKVSIRRLAAMNKPEVPYLLLGCVGAGVQGLVFPMFGLLLSTAIRIFFEPPSQLKKDSSFWGLMMVVLGLSTLLALPVQNYFFGVAGGKLIQRIRSLSFKKVVHQEISWFDDPVNSSGAIGARLSSDAATVRSIVGDALGLIAQNMSTCLAGLIIAFTANWLLAIIILAVLPLVGLQGFLQMRFYKGFSADAKVMYEEASQIANDAVSSIRTVASFSAEDKVMKMYEQKCEGPLKQGVRLGIVSGAGFGVGALALYCTQAFCFYIGAILIQNGRASFGEVFKVFFALTMSATGISQASATAPDVNKVKDSAASIFELLDSKPKIDSSKEDGTTLSSVRGEIELLHVSFKYPTRPDIPIFRDLCLSIPSGKTVALVGESGSGKSTVIALIERFYNPDSGQIFLDGVELRKFRLSWLRQQMGLVSQEPVLFNDTIRANIAYGKKGEVTEEEIINATKAANAHTFISGLPNGYDTGVGERGVQLSGGQKQRIAISRAILKDPKILLLDEATSALDAESERIVQDALDRVMVNRTTVVVAHRLTTIMGADVIAAVKNGVLCEKGKHDVLMKIKDGVYASLVALHASAQ from the exons ATGGCCGGCGGTCAGGCGGCGGAGGTGAAGCCACCGGAGAAGAAAGAGGATGAGAAAGTGCCGTTTTATAAACTGTTTTCTTTTGCAGACAAGCTCGACATAGTTCTAATGGTGGTCGGCACAATCTCAGCCATCGGGAATGGCGTGTCGCAGCCGCTCATGACGCTTATTTTCGGCGAGTTGATCGATTCCTTCGGCGGTGGTGATCGATCAACTGTTGTGCATGCAGTTTCCAAG GTTTCGTTGAAATTGGTATACTTGGGCATTGGTGCTGGTATTGCTTCACTTCTGC AGATGGTGTGTTGGATGGTAGCTGGTGAAAGACAGGCTACTCGAATTAGAGGACTATACTTGAAAACTATATTAAGGCAGGATGTCGAGTTCTTCGATACTCAAACGTCAACAGGAGAGATCATTGGGAGGATGTCAGGCGATACGATTCTCATTCAAGAAGCCATGGGTGAAAAA GTGggaaaatttattcaatttttttcaacaTTCTTTGGAGGCTTTATTATTGCTTTCTGTAGAGGATGGCTCCTGTCGATCATCTTGTGTACGTGCATTCCTGCTCTTGTTGCAGCAGGAGCAGTTTCGGCTGTACTCATGGGGAAGATGGCGACACGTGGACAAACTGCTTATGCTGATGCCGGAAATGTAGTTGAACAAACAGTTGGAGCAATTAGGACG GTTCAATCCTACACTGGTGAGAAACAAGCCGTGGATAAGTACGACGCCAAATTGGTTATTGCTTATAAGGCTTCTGTGAAACAAGGGCTAGCTTCAGGCACTGGATTTGGTTGCATGTTGTTCATGGTCTTTTCTACTTATGGACTTGCAATTTGGTATGGAGGCAAACTGATAATCACCAAAGGATACAGTGGAGGGAAAGTTGTGAATGTTATCATGTCCATCATGACAGGGGGGAT AGCAATTGGCCAGGCTTTTCCGTGTGTGAACGCCTTTGCAGCAGGGCAAGCTGCTGCCTACAAGATGTTTGAGACCATCCATCGGAAACCAAAAATCGATGCTGATTGTGGTGGAATTATTTTGGAGGATTTAAGAGGGGAGATCGAGCTCAAAGATGTGTATTTCAGATATCCAGCAAGGCCAGAAGTCCAGATATTTCAAGGCTTCTCGATTTTCATACCGAGTGGGAAGACTGCTGCTTTGGTTGGGCAGAGTGGGAGTGGCAAATCAACCGTGATTAGCTTCGTGGAGAGGTTTTATGATCCTGAAGCTGGACAAGTTCTGATTGATGGAGTTGACTTGAAGAAGTTAAAGCTGAAATGGATCAGAGGAAAGATTGGACTTGTGAGCCAGGAACCTATCTTGTTTGCCACTTCCATTAAAGAGAACATACTATACGGGAAGGAAGATGCAACGGATGAAGAGATACGAAGGGCTATTCAGCTTGCTAATGCTGCTAAGTTCATTGACAAGTTACCAAAG GGTCTTGATACAATGGTGGGCGAACATGGCACCCAGCTCTCCGGGGGTCAGAAACAGAGGATTGCGATTGCTCGTGCCATTCTGAAAGATCCCAGAATTCTACTTCTTGATGAAGCAACGAGCGCTCTTGATGCCGAGTCAGAACGAACAGTTCAGGAAGCACTCGACAATGTCATGACAAACCGTACAACAGTGGTGGTTGCACATCGTTTGACAACTATCAGGAATGCTGATATCATAGCCCTTGTGCATCAAGGGAAACTGGTTGAGCAAG GAACACATGATGAACTGATGAAAGATCCTGAAGGAGCTTATACGCAGCTCGTTCGCATGCAAGAAAGGAGCAAAGAGGCTGAAACTAGTCCTAGCAGTCAAGAAGAAACCCCTCACGCCTTAGAAAGAAGCTTGAGCAGATCCGACAGCCAGAGACTGTCCATGCGCAAATCCTCAAGCAATGATTCATCGAGGCATTCTTTCTCACTTTATGGTGTTCCTACCTTTGACCTACGAGGGATCCAGCCTATAGAAGATGATGTAGAAGAACCTGATGAAATCACAACGAGCAGACGCAGCAAAGTTTCAATCAGACGGCTAGCAGCCATGAACAAACCTGAAGTGCCATATTTGCTACTTGGGTGTGTAGGTGCAGGAGTGCAGGGTTTGGTCTTCCCTATGTTCGGGCTTTTGCTGTCAACAGCTATCAGAATCTTCTTCGAACCTCCGAGTCAGCTCAAGAAGGATTCCAGTTTTTGGGGGCTTATGATGGTTGTGCTAGGCCTCAGTACTCTGCTGGCCCTTCCTGTACAGAACTACTTCTTCGGAGTTGCAGGTGGAAAATTGATCCAGAGGATTCGCTCTTTGTCTTTCAAGAAGGTCGTTCACCAAGAGATCAGTTGGTTTGATGATCCTGTAAACTCAAG TGGAGCAATCGGAGCGAGATTATCAAGTGATGCCGCGACTGTTAGAAGCATTGTTGGGGATGCTTTGGGACTAATAGCCCAAAATATGTCCACCTGTTTAGCAGGTCTCATCATTGCCTTCACTGCTAACTGGTTGCTGGCCATCATTATCTTAGCAGTCCTTCCTCTTGTTGGTTTACAAGGATTCCTTCAGATGAGATTCTACAAAGGCTTCTCTGCTGATGCCAAG GTTATGTATGAAGAGGCTAGCCAAATAGCAAACGACGCTGTTAGCAGTATCAGAACAGTGGCGTCGTTCAGTGCGGAGGACAAGGTGATGAAGATGTATGAGCAGAAATGCGAGGGTCCTCTGAAGCAAGGAGTCAGGCTCGGAATTGTAAGTGGTGCAGGTTTTGGTGTTGGTGCGTTGGCGCTCTACTGCACCCAGGCCTTCTGTTTCTATATAGGAGCCATTCTCATTCAAAACGGCAGAGCATCATTTGGTGAAGTATTCAAGGTTTTCTTCGCCTTAACCATGTCTGCAACTGGGATCTCCCAAGCTAGTGCCACAGCTCCGGATGTCAACAAAGTGAAAGACTCTGCTGCCTCTATATTCGAGCTGCTCGACAGCAAGCCTAAGATCGATTCAAGCAAAGAGGATGGGACGACATTGTCTAGCGTTCGCGGTGAGATTGAGCTTCTTCATGTCAGTTTCAAGTATCCCACACGACCGGATATTCCAATCTTCAGAGACTTATGCCTCTCCATACCTTCTGGAAAG ACAGTTGCTCTAGTTGGAGAGAGCGGTAGTGGAAAATCAACCGTCATCGCGCTGATAGAGAGATTCTACAATCCTGACTCGGGCCAGATTTTCTTGGACGGAGTGGAGCTCAGGAAGTTCAGGCTGAGTTGGCTGAGGCAACAGATGGGGCTGGTGAGTCAGGAGCCGGTGCTGTTCAACGACACAATCCGAGCCAATATCGCCTACGGGAAGAAGGGAGAGGTGACAGAGGAAGAGATCATCAACGCAACGAAAGCAGCCAACGCTCACACCTTCATCTCCGGGCTGCCTAATGGCTACGACACGGGCGTTGGGGAGAGAGGCGTGCAGTTATCAGGCGGTCAGAAGCAACGGATAGCCATTTCTCGGGCAATACTGAAGGATCCCAAGATCCTTCTCCTTGACGAGGCGACAAGCGCGCTGGATGCTGAGTCGGAGAGGATAGTGCAGGACGCGTTGGATCGGGTGATGGTGAACAGAACCACGGTTGTGGTGGCGCATCGGCTGACGACGATAATGGGGGCGGATGTCATTGCGGCGGTGAAGAACGGAGTGCTTTGTGAGAAGGGGAAGCATGATGTGCTGATGAAGATCAAAGATGGAGTTTATGCATCTTTGGTTGCTCTTCATGCAAGTGCACAGTAG